The following proteins are co-located in the Corynebacterium kalinowskii genome:
- a CDS encoding TetR/AcrR family transcriptional regulator — translation MVEAKAKASGRRKGRPSPRERLLASATNLFTTEGIRVIGIDRILREADVAKASLYSLFGSKDALVVAYVEQTDQLWREDWAARTAKMSQPKDKILAFFDQCIEEEPAKGFRGSHFLNAATEYPRAESDQERKIVAAAMEHRRWCHDTLSALLTELNGFPGESLADQILVFLEGGLAGSTLTQSVQPLQTARQLADELISAPPADYSI, via the coding sequence GTGGTCGAGGCGAAGGCTAAGGCGAGTGGGCGTCGAAAAGGGCGCCCGAGCCCCCGCGAACGACTGCTAGCCAGCGCGACCAACCTGTTCACCACCGAAGGCATCCGCGTGATCGGCATTGACCGCATCTTGCGTGAGGCGGATGTCGCGAAGGCATCCTTGTATTCGTTGTTCGGTTCGAAGGATGCCCTGGTCGTGGCGTACGTTGAGCAGACCGACCAGCTGTGGCGCGAGGACTGGGCGGCTCGCACCGCAAAGATGTCTCAGCCGAAGGACAAGATCCTCGCTTTTTTCGATCAGTGCATCGAGGAGGAGCCCGCTAAGGGGTTCCGCGGCTCCCATTTTCTCAATGCAGCGACTGAATACCCGCGTGCTGAGTCCGATCAGGAGCGGAAGATCGTTGCCGCCGCGATGGAGCATCGTCGCTGGTGCCACGACACCCTCAGCGCACTCCTCACCGAGCTCAATGGCTTTCCCGGCGAATCTCTAGCCGATCAGATCCTGGTATTCCTCGAGGGCGGACTGGCAGGCAGCACGCTGACCCAGTCGGTGCAACCACTGCAGACGGCCCGCCAGCTCGCCGACGAGCTCATCTCCGCGCCGCCCGCTGATTACTCCATCTGA
- a CDS encoding universal stress protein, translating to MSRENIVVVAVDGSEASKVAVRWAANTAMKREIPLRLASSYAMPQFLYAEGMVPPQEIYDDLQAETLEKIEEARGIALEVAPELKIGHTIAEGSPIDMLLDMSKTATMIVMGSRGLGGLSGMVMGSVSAAVVSHADCPVVVVREDNHVDESTKYGPIVVGIDGSAVSEKATEYAFAEAAARGAELHAVHTWMDMQVQASLAGLAAAQQQWKVVEEEQHVLLAERLAGFQEQYPNVVVKKIVTRDRPVRALCDAAEGAQLLVVGSHGRGGFKGMLLGSTSRALLQSAPCPMMVVRPTEEDIA from the coding sequence ATGTCGAGAGAAAACATTGTCGTAGTCGCGGTCGATGGCTCCGAGGCCTCCAAGGTCGCAGTGCGTTGGGCAGCTAATACCGCCATGAAGCGGGAAATTCCGCTTCGCCTGGCATCCTCCTATGCCATGCCACAGTTCCTCTATGCGGAGGGAATGGTGCCGCCACAGGAGATCTACGATGACCTCCAAGCCGAGACCCTCGAGAAGATCGAGGAGGCTCGTGGAATCGCCCTCGAGGTGGCCCCAGAACTCAAGATCGGCCACACTATCGCTGAAGGCAGCCCCATTGACATGCTGCTCGATATGTCCAAGACAGCAACCATGATCGTCATGGGTTCTCGTGGCCTCGGTGGCCTGTCCGGCATGGTGATGGGCTCGGTATCCGCTGCTGTGGTGTCGCACGCAGATTGCCCGGTCGTGGTGGTCCGCGAGGATAACCACGTGGATGAGTCCACTAAGTACGGTCCGATTGTGGTTGGTATCGATGGTTCCGCTGTCTCCGAGAAGGCGACCGAGTACGCCTTTGCTGAGGCTGCCGCCCGTGGCGCAGAACTGCACGCCGTCCACACCTGGATGGATATGCAGGTCCAGGCTTCGCTCGCAGGTCTGGCCGCTGCTCAGCAGCAGTGGAAGGTAGTGGAGGAAGAGCAGCACGTGCTGCTCGCCGAGCGCCTCGCCGGGTTCCAAGAGCAGTACCCGAACGTAGTAGTAAAGAAGATCGTCACTCGCGACCGCCCAGTGCGCGCGCTTTGCGACGCCGCTGAGGGCGCGCAACTCCTGGTCGTGGGCTCGCACGGTAGGGGCGGATTCAAGGGCATGCTCCTTGGCTCCACCTCCCGCGCGCTACTCCAGTCTGCGCCATGCCCAATGATGGTCGTTCGCCCAACCGAGGAAGACATCGCTTAA
- a CDS encoding GlsB/YeaQ/YmgE family stress response membrane protein — MAFGIIGWIIIGGLAGWIASKIMGTDAQMGLFLNVVVGIVGGLLGGWLLSFFGQPLEGQGVIMSFLTCLIGAVVLLAIVGFFMRAKK; from the coding sequence ATGGCATTTGGAATTATTGGTTGGATCATCATCGGCGGCCTCGCAGGCTGGATTGCTTCTAAGATCATGGGCACCGATGCTCAGATGGGTCTGTTCCTTAACGTTGTCGTTGGTATCGTTGGTGGTCTGCTTGGCGGCTGGCTGCTTAGCTTCTTCGGTCAGCCACTGGAGGGCCAGGGCGTTATCATGAGCTTCCTGACCTGCCTGATTGGCGCAGTTGTACTGCTCGCTATCGTGGGCTTCTTCATGCGCGCTAAGAAGTAA